The proteins below are encoded in one region of Candidatus Thiodiazotropha sp. LNASS1:
- a CDS encoding IS3 family transposase (programmed frameshift), which produces MTKTRRRFSPEFKLEAAQLVVDQQYSIRAACEAMGVSKSSLENWVRQLRQERLGKTPKASAMTPDQRRIQELEKRLRQVETEKEIPKKGYRSLDVGLVEQFTLIQRLHRESYPVKQLCCVFGVHRSSYRAWRDRPKRLSETEWRLREHVKSAYELSNGSAGARTIASMVTAQGCPLSRYRATRRMQALGLVSSQQPKHRYKRAEQPHTNIPNRLDRQFDVVAPNKVWAGDITYIWTGRRWAYLAIVLDLFARQPVGWALSLNPDSALTKKALTMAYESRGEPKGVMFHSDQGCQYTSLPFRQQLWRYQMVQSMSRRGNCWDNSPVERFIRSLKTEWMPEIGYRTFEEAKHHITEYIIGYYSQFRPHTHNDGLAPRVVEQQYWNAQKTVAKNT; this is translated from the exons ATGACAAAAACACGCAGGAGATTCAGCCCGGAATTCAAACTTGAAGCGGCCCAACTGGTTGTCGACCAGCAGTACTCAATCAGAGCGGCCTGCGAAGCGATGGGGGTCAGTAAATCTTCATTGGAAAATTGGGTACGTCAGCTGCGGCAGGAGCGACTAGGCAAAACACCCAAAGCATCAGCAATGACACCCGATCAACGCCGCATACAAGAGCTCGAAAAACGGCTACGACAGGTGGAGACGGAGAAAGAAATCC CTAAAAAAGGCTACCGCTCTCTTGATGTCGGACTCGTTGAACAATTCACGCTAATTCAGCGTTTACATCGAGAGAGCTATCCAGTGAAGCAGCTATGTTGCGTGTTCGGTGTACACCGTAGCAGCTATCGGGCATGGCGGGATCGCCCGAAGCGGTTGTCAGAAACAGAGTGGCGGCTACGCGAGCATGTGAAGTCTGCCTATGAATTAAGCAATGGCTCAGCCGGCGCCAGGACGATTGCGAGCATGGTGACAGCACAGGGTTGCCCGTTAAGCCGTTATCGTGCGACACGCCGTATGCAGGCGCTGGGCCTGGTGAGTAGCCAGCAACCCAAACACCGCTACAAGAGAGCCGAGCAGCCGCATACCAATATACCAAACCGGCTGGATCGACAGTTTGATGTGGTTGCACCCAATAAAGTCTGGGCGGGCGATATTACCTATATTTGGACTGGGCGACGTTGGGCATATCTGGCCATTGTGTTGGATTTATTTGCGCGACAGCCGGTGGGATGGGCATTATCGTTGAACCCAGATAGCGCGTTGACTAAAAAAGCTCTGACAATGGCCTATGAGTCTCGTGGTGAACCAAAAGGCGTGATGTTTCATTCTGATCAAGGTTGCCAATACACTAGTCTACCGTTTCGTCAGCAGCTATGGCGTTATCAAATGGTACAGAGCATGAGTCGACGTGGTAACTGCTGGGACAACAGTCCCGTGGAACGATTTATCAGAAGCTTGAAAACCGAATGGATGCCTGAGATCGGCTATCGCACTTTTGAGGAAGCGAAGCACCATATCACGGAGTATATTATTGGATACTATAGCCAGTTTAGGCCACATACTCACAATGATGGATTGGCACCCAGGGTAGTTGAGCAACAGTACTGGAATGCACAGAAAACCGTGGCCAAAAATACTTGA
- a CDS encoding tyrosine-type recombinase/integrase, producing the protein MTQLREQMIDAMTVRGFSPRTHQSYLMAVKDLARYYQRPPDQLGEDELQAYFLYLVKERHLSDASCRLYRHAIRFFYLEVLQQASFDVKIQVPKRRQRIPELLQRSEIVRMLNACSNRKHHMLLLTCYGCGLRVSELVKLKLRHIDGERGLLRIDQGKGGKDRYVGLPPTLLKHLRDYWHVEKPARWLFPNEQHPDEALSISTPQKVFRRAKRQAGITKVGGIHSLRHAYATHQLQAGMAVQQLQYQLGHRSIQSTLRYVHWVFNDRQSDRRGADLIAALGLRDG; encoded by the coding sequence ATGACACAACTTCGCGAACAGATGATAGACGCCATGACCGTGCGTGGATTTTCGCCGCGTACCCACCAGAGCTATCTGATGGCGGTGAAGGATCTGGCCCGTTATTATCAGCGTCCCCCGGATCAACTCGGTGAGGATGAGTTGCAAGCTTACTTTCTGTATCTGGTCAAGGAGCGGCACTTAAGCGATGCCAGTTGCCGGCTCTATCGCCATGCCATCCGTTTCTTCTATCTCGAAGTGCTCCAGCAAGCGTCGTTCGATGTGAAGATCCAGGTGCCCAAACGCAGGCAACGTATCCCGGAGTTACTCCAGCGATCGGAGATCGTACGCATGCTCAATGCCTGTTCCAACCGTAAGCACCATATGCTATTGCTGACCTGTTATGGCTGCGGCCTGCGGGTCAGTGAACTGGTCAAACTCAAGCTTCGGCATATCGATGGAGAACGCGGATTGCTGCGCATCGATCAGGGCAAGGGTGGTAAGGACCGTTATGTGGGCTTGCCGCCGACGTTGCTCAAGCACCTACGTGACTATTGGCACGTTGAGAAACCTGCGCGCTGGCTGTTTCCCAATGAACAGCATCCCGATGAAGCGCTATCGATCAGCACGCCGCAGAAGGTATTCCGACGGGCCAAGCGCCAGGCGGGCATCACCAAGGTGGGTGGCATCCACAGCTTGAGACACGCCTATGCTACCCATCAACTGCAGGCCGGCATGGCGGTGCAGCAGTTGCAGTATCAACTGGGCCACCGCAGCATCCAATCGACCTTGCGCTATGTACATTGGGTGTTCAATGATCGTCAGAGCGATCGCCGTGGCGCCGATTTGATTGCAGCGCTGGGGCTGCGCGATGGCTGA
- a CDS encoding IS91 family transposase: protein MAEAIDLQTLLKRHLPTYRQHHRLDLRRCQVLSHLMQCRTEAMGGVRLACDPCQAHQNHYYACRDRHCPRCQWQASRQWADKQLRAQLPVTYHHLVFTLPETLNGWIELHPQLITTLLFQTTWETLQAFAEDPKRLGGGLGMTAVLHTWGSTLTRHVHLHCLVPGGVLSPQGEWKPSKSDYLFPVRALSRRFRGLMVSRLRACAQGGELSRISHPGEIDLILERLMGQDWVVYSKPCLRTEHVIDYLARYTHRTAVSNRRLLGLEQDQVGLRYKDYRDRRWKVMQLSVDVLIQRFLLHVLPKGLMRIRHYGFLANACRAKQLPRILKAIAEAGLQAVVESETEKQVARWCFACPSCQRPMRVIAQLAPQWQRMEGG from the coding sequence ATGGCTGAGGCCATCGACCTGCAAACCCTGCTCAAGCGCCACCTGCCCACCTACCGCCAACACCACCGTCTCGATCTGCGCCGCTGTCAGGTATTGTCACATCTGATGCAGTGCCGGACTGAAGCCATGGGTGGGGTACGCTTAGCCTGTGACCCTTGTCAGGCGCATCAAAACCACTACTATGCCTGTCGCGACCGTCACTGCCCGCGCTGTCAGTGGCAGGCCTCGCGGCAGTGGGCGGACAAGCAGTTGCGTGCCCAATTGCCGGTAACCTATCACCACTTGGTGTTCACCCTGCCCGAGACCCTCAACGGTTGGATCGAACTGCATCCTCAGCTGATCACGACCTTGCTGTTTCAAACAACCTGGGAGACGCTGCAGGCCTTCGCTGAAGACCCCAAGCGCTTGGGCGGGGGGTTGGGGATGACCGCGGTGTTGCACACCTGGGGCTCGACGTTGACACGCCATGTGCACCTGCACTGCCTGGTGCCGGGCGGCGTGCTGAGCCCGCAAGGCGAGTGGAAACCGAGCAAGAGCGATTATCTGTTTCCTGTGCGTGCGCTCTCAAGGCGCTTTCGCGGTCTGATGGTCAGCCGATTGCGGGCCTGTGCCCAAGGTGGGGAGCTCTCACGCATCAGTCACCCGGGCGAGATCGATCTCATCCTGGAGCGGTTGATGGGACAAGACTGGGTGGTCTACAGCAAGCCCTGTCTGCGCACCGAGCATGTCATCGACTATCTGGCCCGATACACTCACCGCACTGCCGTCAGCAACCGCCGACTCCTGGGCTTGGAGCAGGATCAGGTTGGCTTGCGCTACAAAGACTACCGGGACCGGCGCTGGAAGGTCATGCAGTTGTCTGTCGATGTGTTGATCCAGCGTTTTCTGCTGCATGTACTACCCAAGGGCCTGATGCGTATCCGCCATTACGGCTTCCTGGCCAATGCCTGCCGGGCCAAGCAGTTGCCCCGCATCCTTAAGGCGATCGCCGAGGCAGGCCTACAAGCGGTGGTTGAATCAGAAACAGAGAAGCAGGTGGCCCGTTGGTGTTTTGCCTGTCCCAGCTGTCAACGACCGATGCGTGTAATCGCACAACTAGCGCCGCAATGGCAACGCATGGAAGGCGGATGA
- a CDS encoding tetratricopeptide repeat protein, producing the protein MDMNTELLNEINNALWILVYLVGTAITLHVIKTTILSIKEYRKLMENKFYETTNAFFENGDYAEVTRLCEEQIRKKPKDAYGYWFMGKAQYELGNYENALSNFKATLEIHPTWEKDWVQPYYEKIEHAKQNANN; encoded by the coding sequence ATGGATATGAACACTGAGCTTTTGAACGAAATAAACAACGCATTATGGATACTGGTTTACCTGGTTGGTACAGCCATCACCCTACATGTCATAAAAACAACAATTCTCTCCATCAAAGAATATCGAAAATTGATGGAGAATAAGTTTTATGAAACAACAAATGCTTTCTTCGAGAATGGTGACTATGCTGAAGTCACTCGGTTATGCGAAGAACAAATTCGGAAAAAGCCAAAAGACGCTTACGGATATTGGTTTATGGGCAAGGCTCAGTATGAACTGGGTAATTACGAAAATGCACTTTCTAATTTCAAAGCAACATTAGAAATACACCCTACTTGGGAAAAAGACTGGGTTCAGCCATACTACGAGAAAATAGAACATGCAAAACAAAACGCTAACAATTAG
- a CDS encoding transposase has translation MRKNHSLDIKIQAVLKASRPGILASEVAEEIGIHTFSLYRWKKELRDAGLLNRMPKKIDFQADLKLKDQLKQLEKENKQLKMENAVLKKLKELGEAKKKKPSK, from the coding sequence ATGAGAAAGAATCATTCTTTAGATATAAAGATACAGGCAGTACTTAAAGCCAGCAGACCAGGAATTCTAGCCAGTGAGGTAGCCGAGGAGATAGGCATACATACATTTTCGCTGTATCGTTGGAAAAAGGAACTGCGAGATGCGGGGTTACTCAATAGAATGCCAAAGAAAATAGACTTTCAGGCAGACCTAAAGCTAAAGGACCAGCTGAAACAGCTGGAAAAAGAGAACAAGCAGCTAAAGATGGAGAATGCTGTCTTAAAAAAACTCAAGGAGCTAGGCGAAGCCAAAAAAAAGAAGCCTTCCAAGTAA
- a CDS encoding IS3 family transposase, translated as MDDLHHEYGIAPLCRLLGVTRGGYYAWRNRPGSLRDVYNSMVVKEIVQIHREVKEIYGSPRMTRELKNRGYSRCENTVANLMREAGIRAKMDRRYKPRQWQPGSKIAKKNLLLDMPMPDKPHEVWVADFTYTRLYGEYVYLSVIMDLCSRELVGEEIGKTRDAELIARTFNKARKKHPNAIPKIFHSDRGIEYANHKIGKMLSDMSIKQSMSGKGNCYDNAHMESFFHTYKSEMYYTERFSDLEDFKRKTKNYIRFYNRKRLHSSLGYMSPEQYAKSKI; from the coding sequence ATTGATGATTTACACCATGAATATGGTATTGCGCCTCTTTGTCGGTTGTTGGGGGTCACCCGTGGTGGCTATTATGCATGGAGGAACCGACCTGGATCTTTACGAGATGTGTACAACAGCATGGTTGTGAAAGAAATTGTACAGATTCATCGAGAGGTAAAGGAAATATACGGTAGCCCGAGGATGACTCGAGAGTTGAAAAACAGGGGTTATTCACGTTGTGAGAACACAGTTGCTAATCTGATGAGGGAAGCAGGAATACGGGCAAAAATGGATCGACGATACAAGCCCAGGCAATGGCAACCTGGCTCTAAGATTGCTAAGAAGAACCTTTTGCTTGATATGCCCATGCCAGACAAGCCCCATGAAGTATGGGTAGCAGACTTCACCTACACGCGGCTTTACGGTGAGTATGTGTATTTATCGGTTATTATGGATCTATGTAGCCGAGAATTGGTAGGAGAAGAGATTGGCAAAACAAGAGACGCTGAATTGATCGCACGAACCTTTAACAAGGCAAGGAAAAAACATCCTAATGCGATACCGAAGATATTTCATTCAGATCGCGGTATTGAGTATGCAAATCATAAGATTGGTAAAATGTTGAGTGATATGTCAATTAAGCAAAGCATGTCGGGCAAGGGTAACTGCTATGATAATGCTCATATGGAGTCATTTTTTCATACCTATAAGTCTGAAATGTATTATACGGAAAGATTTTCTGATCTTGAGGACTTTAAAAGAAAAACGAAGAACTATATTCGTTTTTATAATCGGAAGAGATTACACTCAAGTTTGGGTTACATGTCTCCGGAGCAATATGCAAAGTCGAAAATTTAA
- a CDS encoding IS3 family transposase (programmed frameshift) has product MPRYNQPRKTWKYTKDFKVKAVKLSYQPDIQVKQVAEGLDIHPFMLSRWRKEYREGKLQGDNQKRVGVTKHKTTVSQRELRENARLKQENARLKKENDLLKKATVSGGTTSERFGFIQRHGQELGVRYLCNWLGVSTSGYYAWSKRKEPRRIKEDRRLLILIEAIYYKSRCTYGSPRVYQALKKQGVRVGRKRVERLMRQAGLQARAMKYYRQLAGLHRFFMSIGNLRTEVGKPKAINQQWVADLTYIKVGKQWRYLAIVMDLYSRRIIGWSLSQSKNTKLTIAALMIAIKRRRPEKGLIFHTDRGSEYRSYDVLRVLKTQGIIPSMNRPYHSVDNAEMESFFKSLKGDVIRGKTYMDEVDLRSDLCSYINYFYNRERLHSSLGYRSPVEFEAMQA; this is encoded by the exons GTGCCGAGATACAATCAACCAAGGAAAACTTGGAAATACACAAAAGATTTTAAGGTAAAAGCAGTAAAATTGAGTTACCAGCCAGACATACAGGTAAAACAAGTAGCGGAAGGACTGGATATACATCCTTTTATGCTATCCAGGTGGCGAAAAGAGTACCGCGAAGGTAAGCTTCAAGGAGATAATCAGAAGAGAGTTGGCGTGACGAAACATAAGACAACTGTGAGTCAGAGAGAGCTAAGGGAGAATGCCCGTTTAAAGCAAGAAAATGCACGTCTCAAGAAGGAGAATGACCTTCTAAAAAAG GCAACGGTATCTGGCGGAACAACATCAGAACGATTTGGATTTATCCAAAGGCATGGACAAGAGCTAGGTGTCAGATACCTGTGTAATTGGTTAGGCGTGAGTACAAGTGGCTACTATGCCTGGTCAAAGAGAAAAGAGCCGAGACGTATTAAAGAAGATCGAAGATTACTCATATTGATTGAAGCGATCTATTACAAGAGTCGCTGTACATACGGTAGTCCACGTGTCTATCAGGCTCTAAAAAAGCAGGGTGTACGTGTTGGTCGTAAGCGTGTGGAAAGACTGATGCGACAGGCAGGGCTTCAAGCGAGGGCGATGAAGTACTACCGGCAACTGGCAGGATTACACCGATTCTTTATGAGTATTGGTAATTTACGCACAGAAGTAGGTAAGCCGAAAGCGATCAATCAGCAATGGGTGGCAGATCTGACTTATATTAAGGTAGGTAAACAATGGCGCTATCTGGCAATAGTGATGGATCTATACTCCAGGAGAATTATAGGTTGGTCCCTGAGCCAGTCAAAAAATACAAAATTGACGATAGCCGCTCTGATGATTGCGATCAAAAGACGGCGGCCCGAAAAGGGACTGATATTTCATACCGATCGTGGATCAGAGTATCGATCTTACGATGTACTGAGAGTGCTAAAGACACAGGGGATTATACCGAGTATGAATCGACCCTACCATAGTGTGGACAACGCAGAAATGGAGTCATTCTTTAAGTCACTTAAGGGTGATGTAATTAGAGGTAAAACTTATATGGATGAAGTAGATTTGAGAAGTGATTTATGTAGTTACATCAATTATTTCTATAATAGGGAGAGATTGCACTCCAGTTTAGGATATAGGTCGCCTGTTGAATTCGAAGCTATGCAGGCTTGA
- a CDS encoding ATP-binding protein, producing MAKKTLDATPEKRIFLSIISEYDLKRSICELIDNAIDLWTRTKREGLVIRIELDTRQQSISIHDNAGGLEEDRLDHIISPGKTSNDIDDSVIGYFGVGSKRAVVALAKDISIKSRFGTEKTFLVKLDEDWITNDSSWHLPYAEAPTPLSPSSTVIELGKLRIHVSEDDTEVLKAQLSEIYARFIESGITIKIDGEILGPIHFDDEWSYPPKLLPTRFTGAVEIEGRVVEVEILSGLIDHPGDPDDSYGVFVYCNNRLISKGLKDYSVGFTSGLVGNPHYNVSLARTIVSIKGQSQDMPWDSSKSSINAKHEIWQSIRKSVIDATKRYAQVSRSLQGAWDKEVFKHSTGHIENAKLDNIENIPKSYLPKPAPSRTKWHQKIINKNAATLRKKRWAAGILDSILAADMIFGGPLAHKNRISLIVLDSTLEIAYKEYLVSEVGIGVRKFKEISENRKRVQDEVLKHIPLDEDEVKKIDHYYKLRCDLIHQRATPNVGDDDIEDYRAIVGEVLEVMFGIEL from the coding sequence ATGGCTAAGAAAACTCTAGATGCCACACCGGAAAAACGTATTTTTTTATCGATTATCTCGGAATACGACTTAAAGAGATCGATATGTGAATTAATAGACAACGCGATTGATCTTTGGACTAGAACCAAGAGAGAGGGCTTGGTAATTCGAATCGAGTTAGATACTCGGCAACAATCGATATCTATACATGACAATGCGGGAGGCCTCGAGGAGGATAGACTCGATCATATTATAAGTCCCGGAAAAACTAGCAACGATATTGATGATAGCGTGATCGGATATTTCGGCGTGGGTAGCAAGAGGGCTGTTGTTGCTCTCGCAAAAGATATTAGTATTAAATCTAGGTTTGGTACTGAAAAAACGTTTCTGGTAAAGCTTGATGAGGATTGGATAACGAATGACTCAAGTTGGCATTTGCCATATGCAGAAGCTCCGACGCCGCTAAGCCCTTCATCAACAGTAATTGAACTAGGTAAACTTCGAATTCATGTTAGTGAAGATGATACTGAAGTACTTAAAGCTCAATTGTCAGAAATTTATGCGCGATTTATTGAAAGCGGGATAACTATTAAAATAGATGGTGAAATACTGGGGCCAATTCATTTTGATGATGAGTGGTCTTATCCGCCTAAACTTTTGCCGACTAGATTCACAGGTGCTGTGGAAATTGAAGGCAGAGTGGTCGAGGTCGAGATTCTATCGGGATTGATAGATCACCCAGGTGATCCAGATGATAGTTATGGGGTTTTTGTTTACTGCAACAACAGGTTAATTTCTAAAGGGCTCAAAGACTACTCAGTTGGGTTCACCTCGGGCTTGGTAGGTAATCCTCACTACAATGTTTCATTGGCTAGGACTATTGTTTCTATAAAAGGACAATCGCAAGACATGCCTTGGGATAGTAGTAAAAGTAGCATAAATGCGAAACATGAAATATGGCAATCAATCCGTAAAAGCGTAATTGATGCAACTAAAAGATATGCGCAAGTATCTAGGAGTCTTCAAGGTGCATGGGACAAGGAGGTGTTTAAACACTCCACTGGGCATATCGAAAATGCAAAGCTAGACAATATTGAAAACATCCCCAAAAGCTATCTCCCGAAGCCTGCACCTAGCAGAACAAAATGGCATCAAAAAATAATCAATAAGAATGCAGCCACTTTAAGAAAGAAGCGTTGGGCCGCCGGTATATTAGATAGTATTTTGGCTGCAGATATGATTTTTGGAGGGCCGTTAGCACATAAAAATCGAATCAGCTTAATAGTTTTGGATAGCACATTAGAAATAGCATACAAAGAGTACTTAGTTAGTGAAGTGGGGATTGGCGTTCGTAAATTTAAAGAAATTTCTGAAAATCGCAAAAGAGTACAAGACGAAGTTCTAAAGCATATCCCTCTAGATGAAGATGAAGTTAAGAAAATCGATCATTATTATAAATTGAGATGTGATCTGATCCATCAAAGAGCGACTCCAAATGTTGGTGATGATGATATAGAGGATTACCGCGCAATTGTGGGGGAGGTTTTGGAGGTGATGTTTGGTATCGAGTTGTGA
- a CDS encoding BrnT family toxin produces the protein MDVEWDPRKAAENLRKHGVDFADAVIAPEDENDLTIEDRDHPEQRFKTLGLGPDLKVLFVVHAERNENLIRIISARDADRSQTKQYYQGLSYE, from the coding sequence ATGGACGTTGAGTGGGATCCAAGGAAGGCGGCTGAAAATCTCCGTAAACACGGAGTCGATTTCGCTGATGCAGTGATTGCCCCGGAGGACGAAAACGACCTCACGATCGAAGATCGCGATCATCCAGAACAACGCTTTAAAACATTGGGATTAGGACCAGATCTCAAAGTTCTTTTTGTTGTTCATGCTGAGCGTAACGAAAATTTAATTCGCATTATATCTGCCCGGGACGCGGATCGCAGTCAAACCAAACAGTATTATCAAGGCCTGAGCTATGAGTGA
- a CDS encoding BrnA antitoxin family protein yields the protein MSENFSKGKRGAIIKPDPNKVRITIRLDADIIGHFKSLVHAAGGGNYQSLINEALREHIKAHDKSLEDALRKVIREELKQAG from the coding sequence ATGAGTGAAAATTTCAGTAAAGGAAAGCGTGGCGCAATTATCAAACCCGACCCAAATAAGGTTCGTATTACTATTCGTTTGGATGCCGATATTATCGGACACTTCAAGAGCCTGGTACATGCTGCAGGAGGCGGGAACTACCAATCTCTCATCAACGAAGCATTGCGTGAGCACATCAAAGCACACGATAAATCTCTGGAAGATGCGTTACGTAAGGTCATCAGAGAAGAATTAAAGCAAGCGGGGTGA
- a CDS encoding 4Fe-4S binding protein codes for MDTISWGQGGLHINTGTCTQCLACLSVCPTAALSSPGLSLPRLLSDLADHPLPVLGCKGQPDNDAHARLSCLGYLAHPEVMVLFALVFPDGLHINLTACSECANSHILDSVTAAHDRLKDIVPSHAVKLIQNREELEYQAPSLSRRQFFTLFRERSASAAAVMVGRLHDGAEQQPYGNKRVPAMRALLLKAIEASPLANYRTIRDQLFGKISFTSDCTRSKRCVGVCPTGAIQSSDANGKLPVFDQTLCISCYSCQSFCRNRGVLVLDNNRTAFK; via the coding sequence ATGGATACCATTTCATGGGGCCAAGGAGGTCTGCACATCAACACCGGCACTTGCACTCAATGCCTTGCGTGTCTCTCGGTTTGCCCGACGGCGGCACTCTCTTCCCCGGGTCTTTCCCTACCTCGCCTCCTGTCCGACCTTGCTGACCATCCGCTTCCCGTACTCGGATGCAAGGGACAGCCGGATAATGATGCCCATGCGCGGCTTTCATGCCTCGGCTACTTGGCCCATCCGGAAGTGATGGTGCTGTTTGCACTGGTTTTCCCTGACGGGTTACACATCAACTTGACTGCTTGTAGCGAATGCGCGAACAGTCATATCCTGGACAGCGTTACCGCCGCTCACGACCGGCTGAAGGATATTGTCCCCAGCCACGCCGTCAAATTGATACAGAACAGGGAAGAACTCGAATATCAGGCCCCATCGCTTTCTCGTCGCCAGTTTTTTACATTATTCCGGGAGCGCTCGGCCTCTGCCGCCGCAGTCATGGTGGGGCGCTTGCATGACGGCGCGGAACAGCAGCCGTACGGGAACAAACGGGTTCCGGCAATGCGGGCTTTGTTACTCAAGGCCATAGAGGCATCGCCGTTGGCAAACTACCGGACGATCAGAGATCAGCTATTCGGGAAAATATCCTTCACGTCGGATTGCACCCGCTCGAAACGTTGTGTTGGCGTCTGTCCCACTGGCGCCATCCAATCCTCCGACGCAAACGGTAAGCTCCCAGTGTTTGACCAAACACTCTGCATTTCCTGTTATTCCTGCCAATCCTTTTGCCGCAATCGAGGTGTTTTAGTTTTAGACAATAACCGGACGGCATTCAAGTAG
- a CDS encoding molecular chaperone, which produces MENLQNDVQRRHQAKADACRMLSACYYEPEEAFLEEDIFGQLEQALSALDSEYAAAAQVMGACFREISYEDLRIDYTRLFLGPFNIRSKPYGSVYLDRGNIVMGDTTMAVLALYREGGFHVAEAFTEMPDHVAVELEFLYLLNARLGNGHTESNERNRLAELERSLLDEHLGQWIVPFTEAMKEGSCTAFYRKLADLTRRFVLGALRQPGMVLLP; this is translated from the coding sequence ATGGAAAACCTTCAAAACGACGTACAGCGCCGACATCAAGCCAAAGCGGACGCCTGCCGTATGCTCAGTGCCTGCTATTACGAGCCGGAGGAAGCCTTTCTGGAAGAGGACATCTTTGGCCAGCTGGAACAGGCCTTGTCGGCCCTGGATTCTGAATATGCCGCGGCAGCGCAAGTCATGGGTGCTTGCTTCCGTGAGATCAGCTACGAGGACCTACGGATCGATTACACCCGCCTGTTCCTCGGTCCTTTCAATATCCGATCCAAACCCTACGGATCGGTTTACCTGGACCGCGGAAACATCGTTATGGGCGATACCACCATGGCGGTGCTGGCCCTTTACCGCGAAGGCGGATTCCATGTCGCCGAGGCGTTCACCGAGATGCCCGACCATGTGGCTGTGGAGTTGGAATTCCTCTATCTGTTAAATGCCCGCCTAGGCAACGGTCATACTGAATCCAATGAACGGAACCGCTTAGCCGAGTTGGAACGCAGCTTGCTCGATGAACACCTGGGTCAGTGGATAGTTCCGTTTACAGAGGCTATGAAAGAGGGCTCGTGCACAGCATTTTACAGGAAGCTCGCCGACCTGACCCGGCGCTTCGTCCTTGGTGCCCTGCGGCAGCCGGGCATGGTATTGCTGCCATGA
- a CDS encoding 4Fe-4S dicluster domain-containing protein, whose protein sequence is MSVKYGMVIDLHQCTGCGSCALACKAENNTQARAHNQSFNWADFVMKTEGEFPNTTYVQMPVLCNHCSNPPCIEECPTEPKAMFKAPDGTTLFNQERCIGCGACLDACPYSSQELDDSSLDGGTYSVISFNQFDFPVHPEWLDESPAIAGCTASGAEVAKTAGATPPSENRFNSGDYPPVRNMGIIEKCTFCYHRTSVGELPSCVEACPADARIFGDQNDPNSAIAKILAAQKTTRLKEEEGTEPNVFYIRSYNDPTV, encoded by the coding sequence ATGTCAGTCAAATATGGAATGGTAATCGATCTGCACCAATGCACAGGTTGCGGCAGTTGTGCGTTGGCCTGCAAGGCAGAAAACAACACCCAGGCTCGGGCCCACAATCAGAGTTTCAACTGGGCCGACTTCGTCATGAAGACAGAGGGCGAGTTTCCTAACACTACCTATGTGCAAATGCCAGTGCTGTGCAATCATTGCAGCAATCCTCCCTGTATCGAAGAATGTCCCACCGAGCCCAAAGCCATGTTCAAGGCGCCCGACGGTACGACGCTCTTCAACCAGGAAAGGTGCATTGGCTGCGGGGCCTGCCTGGACGCCTGCCCCTATAGTTCTCAGGAGCTGGACGATTCCAGTCTCGACGGCGGAACCTACAGCGTCATCAGTTTCAATCAGTTCGATTTTCCGGTCCATCCGGAGTGGCTCGATGAGAGCCCGGCCATCGCCGGATGCACGGCATCGGGAGCCGAAGTAGCCAAGACGGCCGGTGCGACGCCGCCCAGCGAGAACAGGTTCAATTCAGGCGATTATCCGCCGGTGCGCAACATGGGTATCATCGAGAAGTGTACGTTCTGTTATCACAGAACAAGCGTCGGTGAACTACCGTCATGTGTTGAGGCGTGCCCGGCAGACGCCCGGATCTTCGGTGATCAAAATGATCCCAATAGCGCGATCGCCAAGATCCTCGCCGCTCAGAAAACGACTCGGCTAAAGGAAGAGGAAGGAACCGAACCCAACGTCTTCTATATCCGAAGTTACAACGATCCGACCGTTTGA